A window of Flammeovirga kamogawensis genomic DNA:
TACTCATGGAAATCAAACCAAAATAATAGATATCTTTTTCTTGTGGGTTTATGTTTAACATACATAACAGGACTTAAACCATATATGGGAATCCTTTTTGTATTTATTGGGCTTGACATCATATTTTTCTCCATTACAAATAACATTTCATTACAAAAATTTATTAAATTTTGTTTTTTATTCTCTATCACGTATATAGTTTTCACTCTAACTTGGTCATATAGAAATTATTATACAACTTCAAAACCTTACATACTTACGGAACCCTACAGTGGGTATCAAACCTATAAAAAACCTATTTCTCAATCATTTAGAAACTTTATTGGAAATTTAGGAGAAATTGAAGAAGCATGGAATAAAAAAGCTTTAAGTAGCTTCTTTTATAAAAAGAAAGAAAGTATCTATACAATTGATGATATACCTTTAAGTAATTTATGTAATAAAGATTCCATTTTAGTAATAAGAGAGATTGTTAGTAATATGTATAAATATGAGGATAAACAAGACACATTGATGGCAAACAGAATTGATGTATTAGCTCAATCTTATATTGAAGACAAGCCTCATTCTAAAATTACATCTCGTCTAAAGTTAATTCCTAAGTTTTTATTACATTCTGGTTCTTTTTATTTACCTATTTCAAAATCATTCAATTGCTATAAGTCCTATCAAATGCCTATAAAGTATTACGAGTCACTACTTTATTATTTCGTGTTAATTTTTGGCTTTATAGGTCTTTTTCTTTTTACAATACACACAAAAGATTTTATTCTTATTTCTATTCCTCTTTTCTTAATTCTATTGTTTTGTGTTGTTCTAAGACATATAGAATGGCGATATTTTTTGTATTCATTTATTAGTTTATTTTGGGGTACTACTTACTTTATCAATATTTGTATTAAAAAAATCAACAAAATTAAATTATAAACACTTTAATAAAGTAGCAATTAATATTAATTGTTTCCACAATTGAATATGAATCCTATATATAACCTTTTTATCACTCCAATTTACTTATTACTTATCTATTTTGTAATAGCACCTTATTTTGCTGAAAAATGGACAAATAAATACACTCGCAAATATTTCTGGAGGGGTTTACAAGTAAAATTATTTGGTGCAATTGTATTTTGTGGAATTTATCAGTTTTATTACGGAGGAGGTGACACCACTGTTTATTTTAAGCAAGGAAGTGTTATAGTAGATGCTTTTTTAAAATCTCCCAAAATTGGATTTGAAGTTTTCACATATAATAATCAATATTTTAGTGGAGAGTCTATCCAATATTTAAGCAAAATTTCATACAAAAGTGGCTCTAGCACATGGACTGTTACAAAAATAACTGGTTTAATTAATTTATTAACTTTTAAAAGTTTTTATTCAACTGCTTTATTTTTTAGTCTTTGGTCATTTTTAGGATCTTGGAAATTAGTTCAATTATTTACATCTCAGTATAAAAGACATTACAAATATGTTTGCTGTGCTATACTCTTTATTCCATCATGTATATTTTGGAGTAGTGGAATAATAAAAGAAGCAATTACTACTGGAGGAATTGGTTTCTTTACTTATTATTTTGCTAAAATTATCTTTCATAAAGAGTTTACACCAAAGAATATCAGTATTTTATTTATCTGCTTTTATTTGATAAAATTAGTAAAAGGTGCTACAATATTTATGTTATTTCCCTGCTTAGGTTTTTGGGCCTTCTTATTTTATTATAGCCGACTTAATACTTTATTAAGATATAGTAGTACAACAATAATTGTTCTATCAATTCCATTAATTCTCTTTTTTTTAGTTCCAAAAATGGATGAATATGTAGAGAACAATGAAGAGTTTATCGCTGCTCAAAGTACTATTTCTGGTTTTCAAAGTGACCATGGAGGGAAATGGAGAGAAGCTAGAGGTGGGCATGGTGGAGGAAAAGCATCTACTTATCATTTATCTTCTGCGGGTGATCTATCATTATTAGGAATGATGAAATCTTTTCCTGAAGCTATACATTTTACTCTCTTTCGTCCTTTTCCTTGGGAGACTACCAAAGTAGTACAACTTATGGGTGCAGGTGAAAGCTTTGCATTTCTTCTTATTACATTATACATTTTTCTTAAAGTAGGTATATGGAAGACATTAAAAC
This region includes:
- a CDS encoding glycosyltransferase family 39 protein, which codes for MKNKKYFFLYFIFIVIKITITLYLFNLSQCNYKSSDLLSGILYSEGGDTFSYLDPFENLISENSYHFYNGKNNVYAGRMPQYGFIYYIFRHFFNKETSSNLQVLLQFILEVISSVILLHLVRKYFKNNITFLLSYVILLTSTYWSSYTLTLSPESIGISIMIFALYLYYSWKSNQNNRYLFLVGLCLTYITGLKPYMGILFVFIGLDIIFFSITNNISLQKFIKFCFLFSITYIVFTLTWSYRNYYTTSKPYILTEPYSGYQTYKKPISQSFRNFIGNLGEIEEAWNKKALSSFFYKKKESIYTIDDIPLSNLCNKDSILVIREIVSNMYKYEDKQDTLMANRIDVLAQSYIEDKPHSKITSRLKLIPKFLLHSGSFYLPISKSFNCYKSYQMPIKYYESLLYYFVLIFGFIGLFLFTIHTKDFILISIPLFLILLFCVVLRHIEWRYFLYSFISLFWGTTYFINICIKKINKIKL